The genomic interval GCGAGTTTGGTTTTGACTACTTGCGTGACCAACTCAGCCTGCGTGCTCAGACGCAGCAAAAGATGGGACAATCTCTTCTGTCTCGACTCAAGGGGGACATGGAACCTGCGTTGATGCAACGCGGTTTGTACTACAGCATCATCGACGAAGCGGACAACGTGATGTTGGACGATGCCGTCTCGCCGCTTGTTCTCAGTGAGGCCGGACAGGGAGAGGCTGCCGATCGATTGGTGTACCACGCGGCCACGGATGCAGTGAACCATTTGAGAGAAGGTCGCGACTACACGGTGACGGGGACGAAGAAGACGCATCGCTTGACGGAAGAAGGTAACGCTCGGGTACAGGTTCTCGGTTCCGATCTTCCCGTTGAATTGTTTCGACGGACGTGGATGGAGTACATCTCAGTGGCACTGCGAGCAAGTCAGATGAGGCGAGATGTGGATTACATCGTTGACGGACAGAACAAGGTGCAGATTGTTGACGGCAGCACGGGTCGGATCTTTGAAGATCGAACTTGGCGAGACGGACTACATCAGGCCGTGGAGTCCAAGGAGGGTCTTGAGATCAGTAACGAAAAAGGGACGATGGCCCAAATCACGCGGCAGCGTTTTGGCCGTCTCTATCAGCGACTGGCCGGTACAACGGGAACCGCACAGGGTTGCGAGCGTGAGTTTCGCGAGGTGTACCGACTGTCTGTCCACACCATCCCACTCAGGACTCCCTCGCAGCGTGAGATCTGGCCGACAAGGTCTTTTGAGTCTCAGGAGGCGAAATGGGCTGCAATCGCAGCAAGCGTCGCCGATTTGCATGCCACCGGCCGTCCTGTATTGGTGGGCACCAACAGCATTCGAGACAGCAAATGCCTGGCAGCCCTATTTCAAGAACACGGGATCGAATACCAATTGCTCAACGGGATCCAAGACGCCGATGAGGCATCCATTGTCGCAGCGGCCGGACGATACGGCGCGGTAATGATTGCCACGAGCTTGGCAGGACGGGGAACGGACATCAAATTGGAGCCAGAAGTCCGGTCGTTGGGCGGCTTGCATGTTATCGTTGCTCAGTGCAATGAGTCATCCAGGGTCGACCGTCAGTTGGTGGGGCGCTGCGGACGGCAAGGAGACCCAGGCACCGCCCAATCGTTTTTATCGGCACAAGATGAACTGTTGGAGAATCACGCTCCGTGGCTTTCTGAGTTTATCAAGCGGCACACAGACGAAACCGGCGAGTGCACGGTCGACGTAAGTGCTCAGATACGCCGGATTCAACGTTTGGTGGAGCGAAATGCGTTCGCACGGCGGGCAGCCATGTTTCGTCGAGACGTAAAGAACAGCACCGCCAACTAGCAGACACGTTGGACCGCGATCGTCCTGACGCCTTGATCCGGGCAGTAGTGATCTGATCCGGTGAAAACTCGCGAGACGCTGTTCGATCTCTCTGGTCATCGCTAAGCCGTGACCTAGGCTTCCGTGAGCGGGAAATATTTACTCCCGTTTTGCCAGTATCCCAAGTCGAATTTTGCTTGGTGATCATTGCGATCCAATCGCCACACTCCCACCGCGCGACCTTATGTCCGGTTCGATTCAATCCGTAATGAGTAACATTCAGGCGAAACTCATCTTCGTTCTGTTCGCTGGATATTGCACCTCGACATTGGCAGACCAAGTCGATGGTTTCTTGGAACCCTACAAGGAAATCGAGATCGCATCTCCCGAGCCAGGGCTGTTGAGTCGGGTCGAAGTCGTCTTGGGAGAGCGGGTCAAGGCCGAACAGTTGTTGGCGCAACTCGATCGAGCCGAGTATTTCGCACGCGTTGAAATCGCTGCTTCGGAAATGGTTTTCAAGGGAGACCTGGAATTGACACAAGCCGAAGTCGATCTGAACGAATCGATGGTGGAAAAGTTGCAGCAACTACGGACACGCGATCATGCAACTCAGCACGAGTTGGAGCGTGCCGAGAACCAGTTGCGAATCGCGAAAGCCAAGCTGCTCTCAACGCAAGAACAAAAAGAAATCCTAAAGCTGCAACACGCTCTGGCGATCATTCAGCTCAATAAGCGTGACCTCAAATCACCGATCGACGGAATCGTCACTGAAATCATTCGTGATCCAGGTGAATTCATCTCGATGAA from Stieleria varia carries:
- a CDS encoding preprotein translocase subunit SecA: MMASSISMLNGLTNHLVTLLRPASHSGLIQATRESWKTLQRQSESQLRESCQRTRDRVRRLGVDDLTAKVDGLALMAEALRRVRGVSMYDVQLHAACVLAQGGIAEMQTGEGKTFSCAPPAFLHALLGRGVHVATTNAYLAERDHELLSPVFRLLGVNASLLPEKAGNEEKRKAYQCDVTYGTGSEFGFDYLRDQLSLRAQTQQKMGQSLLSRLKGDMEPALMQRGLYYSIIDEADNVMLDDAVSPLVLSEAGQGEAADRLVYHAATDAVNHLREGRDYTVTGTKKTHRLTEEGNARVQVLGSDLPVELFRRTWMEYISVALRASQMRRDVDYIVDGQNKVQIVDGSTGRIFEDRTWRDGLHQAVESKEGLEISNEKGTMAQITRQRFGRLYQRLAGTTGTAQGCEREFREVYRLSVHTIPLRTPSQREIWPTRSFESQEAKWAAIAASVADLHATGRPVLVGTNSIRDSKCLAALFQEHGIEYQLLNGIQDADEASIVAAAGRYGAVMIATSLAGRGTDIKLEPEVRSLGGLHVIVAQCNESSRVDRQLVGRCGRQGDPGTAQSFLSAQDELLENHAPWLSEFIKRHTDETGECTVDVSAQIRRIQRLVERNAFARRAAMFRRDVKNSTAN
- a CDS encoding efflux RND transporter periplasmic adaptor subunit: MSNIQAKLIFVLFAGYCTSTLADQVDGFLEPYKEIEIASPEPGLLSRVEVVLGERVKAEQLLAQLDRAEYFARVEIAASEMVFKGDLELTQAEVDLNESMVEKLQQLRTRDHATQHELERAENQLRIAKAKLLSTQEQKEILKLQHALAIIQLNKRDLKSPIDGIVTEIIRDPGEFISMNEPTVLRVVQLDPLLVVFSVPIDQVKSLAEGQTVDIRLDQPRQLVDGVIEYISPTANPQSGTTSVRVRVPNPGERYMSGGTCRLLLNDLTRSADKLASQTVER